In Aegilops tauschii subsp. strangulata cultivar AL8/78 chromosome 3, Aet v6.0, whole genome shotgun sequence, one genomic interval encodes:
- the LOC141020791 gene encoding uncharacterized protein: MAHYAAFIWTARATSRVKFFSWLLVQRRIHTRDVLAKKHIVAEVDAGCPIYSTTLETVDHLIFACPFDACFWQEVGVPTAGAAVDDLTFLASAGAVVGSAAEFVMLCCWQLWKHRNVVVFQGQRLSISRVLGCYREDAVLWRCRLPKNSRSNVDSWLTALSP; encoded by the coding sequence ATGGCTCATTATGCCGCGTTCATCTGGACTGCGCGCGCCACCTCGCGAGTTAAGTTCTTCAGCTGGCTCCTGGTCCAACGTCGTATCCACACGCGCGACGTGCTGGCCAAAAAGCATATTGTTGCAGAGGTGGATGCTGGATGCCCCATCTACTCGACAACGTTGGAGACCGTGGACCACCTGATCTTCGCCTGCCCCTTTGATGCCTGCTTTTGGCAGGAAGTGGGAGTTCCAACTGCCGGCGCTGCGGTGGACGACCTGACATTCCTCGCTTCGGCTGGCGCGGTGGTCGGCTCGGCGGCGGAATTTGTCATGCTCTGCTGCTGGCAGCTCTGGAAACATCGGAATGTTGTGGTCTTCCAGGGACAGAGGCTCTCCATTTCTCGGGTGCTCGGATGCTACCGTGAGGATGCAGTCCTATGGCGTTGCCGATTGCCAAAAAACAGCCGCTCAAATGTGGACTCTTGGCTGACGGCTCTCTCCCCCTAG